The Branchiostoma lanceolatum isolate klBraLanc5 chromosome 12, klBraLanc5.hap2, whole genome shotgun sequence DNA segment CTTGGGTCGAATCGCCATCATCCCCCACTACTGGTACCACATGTACCCTCACGTCGTGTCCGGGAAGATCTTCCAGGTCGGCTGGGACTCCGCCGTCACCGGCATCTTCCTCTGGACCGTCCTGAACGTCTTAAACATCTACTGGTTCTATAGGATGTTACGAGGTGCTTTGAAACACTTGGTTAACAAAAAAAGCtgaacatttgcatattaattaaGTAATTGAGAAGTATTCACCTGCATGTAATTAGGAAAATATGGTACATCACGGTCAGGTACTAGGATGTTAAGAGGTGCTATAAAACACTTGATCAACATGAAGAGTTGAACATATGTGGAGGTAGTTGAGAAGTACTTGCCTATGTAAGGAAAACgtggtggtacatgtatatattctaTCAATGTAAAAATCGTAATCTTCGTTTGATTTTGTCTGTACTACTGTAATTTTGGGAGAACGCTTGTAAGTCTAGTAGAATATTGTGATTTTTATAGTCAAGCGATTTCCAAAAGTGGAATTGATTTTCGTACGATTGTATAGCTTGAACCGATCGCTTTAGTGTAagatcatagtacatgtattgatatacAATCGCttaattcaaatttcaatgtGCTGCATTGATACAAGGGTAATCAATCATTTGCAAGACTATCACATGGatttttagtcatttttttatgtatcctGTATCTTCTCTTCGCAGTGATGATCATTTGCTCCTTTGGATTTATTTTCATCTTTCTTGCTGTAGAATATACTTATTGTTATATTCGGCTTTAAGGCTGTCCATGTTCCTATCAAAATACATGAGTCATTCGTAATAATTAgcatgcattttttgtttggGTTTGTATGGGCGAGTAATCAGTGCACTGAAACGCTTTCATTGACTGAAAACATTCCAAGATTAAATGTATCGTTCACATGGATTACCTGCCAAGTGGATCTGAGCTTGTTGAACTCTGATCATAACTTAATTTTGATAATATCTTATCAACTAACAGCTGAAAGGGCGAGAACCTGAAGTTGAAAGTGTGAGAAATTGAATAAATAAGCGATTTAGGACGGGTATGAAGTATTTAagattaggctacaccaagtaatttttatggatgacgtccgcgcgcgcattgattttggtctgttcccagaaaaaaacacaagaaattccgcttcgtgtaactatgaccaaagagttacgacagtgccgcaaatcaatgggatatggaaagaaacaggacaggacaacaactgctgttcaatttcaactgatttattcaaatcattgctgttttcatgatgaataaaataattgttagttgttacactgtgttttctcattcaatttgtgtcctaacatgtgtcgtcgactattatatttcaaatctaggcatcttgtttttttcggcccttcttgtttttttttcgcgctctcgcataagatttagggtctccaaaggacgtcatccataaaaattacttggtgcagccttactaAGATCGCAGCGCTATTGATAATAAAGCTAAGAATGGTGCGACCTAGATAGTCATGAGTTATACTATTGTGATCAGTGAATACGCAACGTATCCCGGTCCACTAATGAACCTGAAAGGCAGGAATGTGTACCTGTACAGCCCTGGATAGCCTAGGATGATTGTAATGATCAAATGGCTGTGTATGGAGTCCTTCTGTATAACGCTTTGTCTCAATTGTCGCTCAAACCAAGCATACAGCCCGATAACACAAGTTAAATCATATCTTTACATACATGTGGTGCCACTGGTGAAAGAAGACTCTTGTTAAGCCAAATTACCCGTTCAAACTTTTGTGTACAACGCATAACATTTACTTAGTAAACCGCATGCCCGCCCTCTGTTGTTTGGTGTGTAACATGATAGCCCCTGGCAGTGGGGGTGGGGGAATTATCTGACGTAACAAACAACAAAAGGGTGCAGGTACAGACAGGTAAAAGGGACAAAGGATCATGTAAGGTCCTGTTTTGGAGGTAAAATGTAGGAATAATCTTTAGTTTTACCGCCGTACTGAAGTAGAAAGACCTCACGAATCATGGAGAGACCTGTATGGATCTTGTTTGCCCAGGTGTTTGTGGGGTTACTGCTTGTGACAGAAGTATACAGGTGAgtgagtgcccccctccccttaagACAGCTAGACTCTTAAGTTTACAGTTTCAGTTCCTTCCTCAATTGTACGTTTGAAAATGCCATAAATTCTAAGTTTTGTAAGATAGTTTTTGTTCAATGTGTGACACTTCACTACAAAACTCACAGGGGCTTTTTAACACAAATTCTTGCCAAACAAATGGCAAAAATGACAACAATTCTTGGTATAATGTCATAGCTGTATTCAATGTTCGTTTTCTCGACTAGTTTCAGTACACTAACATATTTTTCATAATATACCAGGATTGTAAAATTTATGTTGTGCTCATAAGATAAATTCATGACGTATTTGTGTATGTTGTTATCAGTTTTTTCAACCCCTAAAGAATGGTTGTATGGGATTATGATCATAATGATAAGACCTTAGGTATCATAATGTtagagacctacatgtacaccaatCCATTCTTAGAATATCACCACATTGATAAACATCTTTTATACATGGTACATGTTTGACCTTGTATAGTACTTTTATCTAGATTATAGATATTCTTGAAAAAGAATCTCCTTGTAAAATTAAAATTGAAAGTTAAGTTTGGactaaaatatcaaataaaggAAAGGTAGCGAGGAAAATCTATCCATCTGTATATCACTTCCTCTTTTTGACCAAAAGTAAGTCAAGTGTTATTGAGGTTTGACCACAGGCCTAAAGGCTTATGGCTTATAGACCCCTTTTCACCTGCTCGGTCTGTTCTATGTGGTATCTATGTCTGAAAGTAGAAACTAAAAAAAGCAAGCTGTTGAATGTGTATTTTGGTGCTTTGAATTCACTTATTGTCATGGGGTTTCAATTATTGTCATGGGGTTTCAATTAAGGTAGAAGAGGAAAAGgggttttctttgtgttttaagGTTGCAGTTGAAactattctgtagtacagtggtaTGATACACTAGAAACTCATAATTTGCAGTGTCCTGAATTtgtagtggagaggtcaccatgaaaatagaaccaccgcaaacatttcaagatttaaacAGTAAATACAGTTCAGATACtgtattattttcatttatatTTTTCTCTTGAACATAATGCACACGTACATGGACGTACATggatgtaccatttcatcattatACTGAAGGTTACAAAATTaatatacatgactgtataatgTGGATACCATCTCTTATTCCCTTGGGTATGTTAGCCATTTCAATTAATCATGTTTCTGTCTTTATGGTGTTACTAGCAGTAACAGGTGCACAGTGACAAAGACCCGTGTAGTGTCAGAACAGATGACATACAGCAGAAGCTACAGCAGTGTCTACTACATCGACTGCGGGTTCTGGGGATGGAACAGGTGTCCTCGATACAGGTAAGCTGATAATCTTTGATATATACGCAGCttttccttatacatgtactagtgcaAACTGAATGATCTTCATATGAGAAATGAACTCATACATTTTTAATGATCAATATGTCAATGTGTTGACATTACTATTCAGTGCATAGCTGTTGAATgttattatgataatagtactgtaaatttatcAATTTTTGCTGCCACAGTGGAATGCATTGGGGAAAGAGActttcgcagttgaaacaataataaatatatatatagtagagtagtaatacatgtagattggaAAAACCTAGTCATGAATTTGCGATTGAAACGGTAGTGGTCACTGTAAAaaatttaagatttacagtaatgttgCCTCTTAAATGGACTTTTTGAAGCTATTGTCAGCAAATTTTCCAAACCCATCTTCTGCAGGAAAAGCGAAAATTAATTGCTTTTCAGAGAGAACCATAATATGGTTCTCTCTGAAAAGCAATTAATTTTCGCTTTTCCTGCAGAAGATGGGTTACGTACAATCGGCTGTTTTTGCAAGTGGACTGTTCTGTTTCTAATGTTAATGATCTTTTACAGTCTGCCAGCTTTTCTACCATTAGAGTCAATCAGTTTTCTAGTTAATTCTGTGGAAATTGGTCCTATCATAATAAACTCTCACTTCCAATGCAGAACCTCCTACAGAACTGACTATGGGACCCAATACTCTACCCAGCAGTATGAGGAGTCAACAGactgtcaccatggtaactgCACTGTGGAGGGGACATGTACCTGTGACCATGGGTACGCTGGGACAACCTGTCAAGATGGTAATGATATTatatatgataactttattgcaagttgaacctgcccgaaggctaattgcagacaaacaagtacatggagatacatgggaatcgatatAGTTATCCAGTCTAcaatgaaagttctatgttaactaaggttgactatggttgggtcaACATCAAAACTGTGGTTAGGTCAACATCAAAACATCAAAGTTTATGATTGTGACACTTAGATTCTAATAAATTGTAGAAATACCACATACATAttatgtgtatattttgtcaCAGGACTAGCATAGATTATGAAAACACATTACCAATTGGTTAAAATCTATTAGAACATAGTATTCaaatatgtgtgtgtggatcaaTTTGGGCTATGATATTCAGTAGCTGTAAATACATACTTTACATTAAGATGCTAAgatgaattttcaacaaacatttcaagatttacaattaTAACTATATGTTActgttgacaaacatttaagcattacacacaacataaaaaaagattgctctggggagctttcgagacaaattctctgtctcttcgtcaacccggtaataAGGTCAGATCTCATCTTGCAGAAGATATGTTACTGTATGCTACTCAATGAAAATATACGACTTACATgagataaagaaacaaacaaccttttttatatttcctgtcagatattgacgagtgtgCCGGCCAAACCCCAGACTGTGCACAGGTGTGTGTGAACACTCCAGGCAGCTACAGGTGTGCCTGTTATGAGGGCTTTGTTCTTCACAATACAACACACTGTCAAGGTGAGACTTACCTGGAATTACattcaaacttacatgtaccacaGTGATACTGACAGTTTCTATTGTAAATGATTTGAAGAATCATCCACAGTAGACAGGTCagataaatacatacatgtaaacaggattcttaatgcttgggttaaacctccttgggttaAGGGGAAGATAACCTATTTGATCATAGAAAAGTGACCACTTAGCCACGTGGTCCTTATGAAtcatctccaagaagatgttggGGGAGGATAAATCAACATTGAGTATATGGTATATATGTCACAGAAATTTTGAGGAACATGTAATGatcacccaacatctgcttgcaaTGGAGCTTACTTATGCAGAGGTGTTCACAATTATAAGTAGTAGTTGCTACATATATGGTGACATTTACCGACGGGCTTTGTATGAGAGGATGTTAATCACCTGATCTTTGATATCTATCCTCCCTGTTTCAGATGAAGACGAGTGTGTCGCAGGGAACCACAACTGTTCTCACAGCTGTAACAACACCTACGGTGACTTCACCTGCCGCTGCAGGTGGGGATATGACTTTGCCTGAGATGTTGATCACCTGATCTTTGATATCTTTCCTCCCTGTTTCAGATGAAGACGAGTGTGCGACAGGAAACCATGACTGTTCGCACAGTTGTAACAACACCTACGGTAACTTCacctgcagctgcagggtggGGTATGACTTTGCCTGAGATGTTAATCACATGATCTTTGATATCTATCCTCCCTGTTTCAGACGAAGACGAGTGTTTAACAGGAAACCATGACTGCTCACACAGTTGTTACACAACACCTACGGTAACTTCACATGTGGCTGCAGGGTGGGGTATGACTTTGCCTGAGATGTTAATCACATGATCTTTGAtatctatttttgttgtttcagatgAAGACGAGTGTGAGACGGGAAACCACGACTGCTCACACAGTTGTAACAACACCTACGGTGACTTCACCTGCCGCTACAGGGTGGGGTAGGACTTTGCCTGAGATGTTAATCACATGATCTTTGATATCTATCCTCCCTGTTTCAGATGAAGACGAGTGTACGACAGGAAGCCATGACTGCTCTCACAGCTGTAACAACACCTACGGTAACTTCACTTGTGGCTGCAGGGTGGGCTATGACTTTGCCTCCAGCACCAGGAAGTGCGTGGATACTGATGAATGTCTGGACAACAACGGCAGCTGTCAGCACAACTGTACAAACTCTAACGGAAGTTTCGTCTGTTCGTGTGCTGACGGGTACACGTTGATGCCAGATGGCACTACATGCACAGGTAACACTGGTTAATACAGCTGTAGATTTAAttgtttttgcagtgatttcCTGAAAGAAAGGGCAAAGATGGTTTTTGCCATGTTTTGAGTTTGTTGATATTTCAAAGCTGTGGTACAGTAGAAAattgaaaatgcatatttgcatgaatttgtcatgaatttgcagtgaagaggtcccCAAGTATAGTGCACTCCTGTGTACAAACTGTAGGTACCTGGGgtgtgctacactagagatctctcaaacacactgttttcaaattgtcggatttatgtaacccaacAGATTAATTCTAATGTAATGAATTCTTTTTGTCCTGTTTAGCTTCTGTGTTaacaacttcagcaccaaggccaacAACCAAAGATCCAGAAACCACAACTAAACTTACCACACAAACTACAGATTCATCAGGTAAGTTAAAGTCTTATAGCAGTCGCAGATAAGGCCAAACCAATGCTATTCCCTGGTTCTCAAACATTTTCATGTAAAATATCAACAAGAGGATGTCATGAAAATGGATGACTAGGAGGAAAACTAGCACCTGACTCTATCCacttcctgaaactgtgtgtgccaTTCACATGTAGGTTCATGAACACAGAATTCCCCTCAATCTATTTGCCTGTTGATAGTCTAATCTTAGACtatcataattatgataatgatgtctacaaaaaaattggtgtggccttatatatgAATTGGCTAGAGTGATAGACCAAAAAGCTAAAGTGCAATAAACAATATTTATTGCAAAAAATGCCTTGATAACCATTGTCTGTGATGACATGAACAGTTCTTTGAAATCTAAATTATGGTAGAATTGACAGGACTAGTTTTCCTCAACCAGTATCATTGCttttatatatcatatcaatttttgatgggaattagaaaaaaagttgaagaaaGTTAGTTAATAGACAATGTTGTATGGGGGATAAagttgtatattatatatacgtAAACAATTCATTCTACATTTCAGGTGTAACTATCTACAAGGCTGAAGTGACGATAACCACCATCCAGGGTCGGCCGGTGGTGTTC contains these protein-coding regions:
- the LOC136445786 gene encoding epidermal growth factor-like protein 6, whose protein sequence is MERPVWILFAQVFVGLLLVTEVYSSNRCTVTKTRVVSEQMTYSRSYSSVYYIDCGFWGWNRCPRYRTSYRTDYGTQYSTQQYEESTDCHHGNCTVEGTCTCDHGYAGTTCQDDIDECAGQTPDCAQVCVNTPGSYRCACYEGFVLHNTTHCQDEDECVAGNHNCSHSCNNTYDEDECATGNHDCSHSCNNTYDEDECETGNHDCSHSCNNTYGDFTCRYRVG